A stretch of DNA from Polyodon spathula isolate WHYD16114869_AA chromosome 20, ASM1765450v1, whole genome shotgun sequence:
GACAGGTTTACTGGTCCTATAGACTCCTGCGCATCCAGCGCCGGTGAGAGATAGATCAGGATCAAGGCTGAGGCACTCAGAGACGTCTTGCCATGGTCGTGGGCAACCACAATCAACTCATAGGCAGTCTTTGCGTTCTCTCCAAAGGTCCTAGTGGTCCGGACCTCTCCGTTGACCTGGTCGATCTCAAAGAAACCCCTGTCCCCTTCGGAAATAGAATATGATAGTCTTCCATTTTCGCCCTCGTCATAGTCATCGGCTTTTACTACAGTCACCAGGTAGCCCACACCTGCATTTCTCGGGATATACACCTCAGCAGTTCCATTTATCAAAGGTGGTGCGCTTATGACTGGTGTGTTATCATTTACATCTAATACTATAACGCGTACAGTGGCGTTGCTGGTGAGGGATGGGTTACCCCCATCTTTGGCCAAAACCTTGAATTCAAAGGACCGAGTCTGTTCATGGTTGAAAGATCTCAGAGCATAGATGTCACCCGTTGGGTTTATAGACACATAGGTAAAAACTGCCATGTCTCTGACTTGAGATTGCAGGATCTGGTAAGAAACACTGCCGTTTGATCCCAGGTCTGGGTCCCTGGCTGAAACCGACAACAGGTAAGCGCCTGGCGTGTTGTTTTCTTGCACAATCACTTGATAATATGGCTTGGAAAAGTGGGGGTGGTTATCGTTCTCGTCGGTGACTTTCACAATAAATGATTTGGTGTTTTGTAGAGAAGGGATGCCATTGTCTTTGGCTAAGATGGTCAAGTTGTAAGTATCCCTCTGCTCTCTGTCTAGCCTCCCGTCAACTAAAATGGTGGAAAAACTTTCATATTCCTGCAGCCTGAAAGGAACGTTGCCCAACAGCCTGCATTGCACTCGTCCATTGGACCCCGAGTCTCTATCAGAGACCCTAACCAAGGCTATAACATACCCCAGAGGAGCATTCTCACTTACTTCCACCATTTCACTGTTCACAGACAGTAAATTAATTACTGGAACATTATCGTTTGCATCCTGAACCTTGACAGTCACTTTGCAGTGTGCAGGGATGGAGTTTGGACCCAGATCTTTGGCTTGAACATCAATCTCATAAACTTGCGTGTCTTCAAAGTCCAACATCCCACTGACCGTGATCACGCCACTTCTGGGGTCAATCTTGAAAACATCTCTAGTTTTCTCAGACACATAACTGTTAAATGAGTACACCACCTCCCCATTTGTTCCTTCGTCTGGATCTGTTGCATTCAAGTCGATCACTATAGTGTTAATGGGAGAGTTTTCCAGCACGTCTACAGTGAAGACAGGCTCTTCGAAAACGGGGTTATTGTCATTAGAATCTATAACTTTGATATTTAGCTCAACTGTGCCAAAATTAGGGGGGTCACCCCCGTCCAATGCAGTGATCATGTAGCTGTAATGGGACTGCATTTCTCTGTCTAAGCTTTTCTCTACAACTAGCTCTGCAAACCTGGACCCGTCTCCCCTGGTCTTGATCTCCAGTCCAAACAGATCATTCGGGGTGATTTCATAGGTCTGTACCCCAAAGCTCCCGGAATCGGGGTCGTTAGCGCCTTCTAGAGGGATCCTAGTGCCCGGGGTTGCCGTTTCTGAAATCTCAAGGTCTATATGGTCTGTGGGGAAGCTGGGCGCATTGTCATTTAAGTCCTTTATCTCAACTTTAATCACACAGATTTCCATAGAGTTAGACATCACTTCCAATGAGACGACGCACTTGGGGGCCTGTCTGCAAAATATATCCCGGTCAATTTTTTGCTTGGTTACCAGCAGACCCGCGGGATTGATGTCCAACAAATGAGGTGCGGAATTAGAGATGACTCGGAAGGCAGGCTGCCTGAGATCGACCACAAATCCAGCATCTTTAGCATCCTTTGCAATATTAGCAATCACAGTACCTGCTCTTTGCTCCTCGTCCACAGAATATTTCAGATTGATCACAGCTCCTGCTAGAGTCCAGCACAGTAGAAAAATCGGTAGAATGTGTAATAAATCCATCTCCTTAGACTAAACTTGTTGATTGTGATCTTGCTGTTATCActatagtaataaataataacttaaattaATCATTTCTGATCATCTGAGCGCCCCGTCTTTATCAAACGGCAAAATATTCAAAACGCACTTAGTTTAAAAGTTATTATCGATAAAGGCAGTGAATGCCAACACAATTGTAGGCAACAAAACCAAATTCACGGTGATACGGATTTCAATAGCACGCTTCTTAATCTGATTTACTTACTGTGTATCAGATCTTCATTTCATCGACTTCATTATATTATCAGTTGAGTCATGTTATTCAGTCTGATATATTCAAATGATATATATTAAGAACAAGAAGCCTCATTTACTCACATAAGgtgtattttgtaataactgcAAATAGAAAAGAAGCTTTCAGTTTcgttattagtaaaaaaaaaaaaaaaaaagaaaaattatgctttaattaaaaacaaaataaatacttatatCCACACtgaaaaagccattaaaaataaaatatgtcattGTGTAATATGTTGCATTACGGTATTCTGTCTGCAAATACAATGACATCCAGAGTATTTATATTAAGAAATCAGACGTTCTTGTTCTTTTTTAACCAGttaaacaaaaaatggaaaaagattccgtttttttaatcttttcttttcagagtaaaatgATTTGCAGTTGTGCTGCTGTTCGGGTACAAAACTGAGAGCTTTCTGACTGAAATATTTGTTAAAATCCACATTTAAATAATGCTGCATCCAGTCGTGCAATTACAACACGAGATCCGGCAGAACAAGCAATATGCTGCTGTTGCAGGCGCAAGTATTTACacttccagtccagtccagtccagaaTTATCCAATTTTCCTTAAGACAGAAGGTTGCTTCTCCAGAGCGAAGACTTGCAGTTTTAGTCCCCTCTACACCAGTAACAACAGATAATCTTATTTGCTGTGCATTTCAATACACTTTATAGGAAATCCAGtattggttaataataataataataataataataataataataataataataataataataataataataagtaaataaaatcaGGATCCTGTGGAACGATGACTGGAGGCAGAGGTCGTGCTCAGATGTACTGTGAAAACGGGTTTATAAAATTCCAGCCTGAGGATGGGATGCAAAAGCGACTCAGTACAGCCGACCCTTCTCTGCTCTCAGCTTGCATCTCTAGTGCAAACTGCTGGCTGCACAGCCCAGCGCCTGTCGCTCAGTCTTAGGACCCGCACCccgctcagccaatcagaggccACACTCGAGGAATCGATTGGCTGTTGGGAGGAGCCAAGTGCAGCTGCGGCTGAAAGTCGGCAAACTTCCCTGCATTTAGTTTTCAGAGCACTGAGAGAAAGGCATGTATTGTAATGGCCATTATAGCTGAATTCAGCGCCAGACTGGTCTGTTCCACAGCTACCCAGTGACTCTGTGTATGTAACTCCGTTTCCAATGTAAACATCCACATTCCGTCtgtattaattaacattttttaagctagcatatttaatataatttgtcTTGCAGTCTTTAAGAAACAAGAGCGCTGTCTATCATTAAGTTTTCTTCTCTGGTAAAGAATGGAGGAAGTGTTTATCAAGCCtgtcatccattttttttttctttcgttacTCCACGTTTTCCATGTGTTCAATCATAGCACTGATTTTCTTATGCCACACTTCCTCATCCTTTTCATTCGGAGATGACGGCATAGAACAAGTATTCGAAAAGCACAAAATCgccattcttttaaataatctattttcttttttgttgttttgttttgtaaacactaGCAGATCTGACACATATTATTGCCGCTAACCTAAATCGGGGCTGTAGAGAGATGGCATTTTGCTATTCCTGAAACTTGCACTGTAACGACCAGCACGACGGATAGCTGCAGCGGCGCTTCCCTTAACTTGCCGTGTCATTTGAATGCTGATGTAAGATAAATATCATGGTAAAACGAGTGTCCGTTTTACTAGTTTTGCAGGACTTCAAAACTTGCTACATCCACCTTTCTTTTAACAGCGTGTTGTCTTAGCCTTCACACAGAGGCAAATACAATTGCTATGATCTGTGCAGCCCTATGAACGTCATTCCTTAGCCATGCTTATGCGCAAGCAGTGGTTTATATTATCATTATCAGTTACTAGCGAAATAGCCCCTTCTTACATCAGATGTGCCAGAAAActtcaataagaaaataaaatatacattaggCTATAACATGATCTCTTTACAAATGACACGCAGCATATCATTTCTGCAGTACAATAGAGCACCTAAATACTAGTGTAATTATAGCAGGAAAATGCGTACGGCACGTTCTCGGTCCTACATTGAAGCTCCCGGAGATCACAGCAACAAGGGAGCTGATTGTCCTTGTTTTCAAATGGATCTATCTCACTGAAAGTACTAGTTAGGAGATATTTAAGTCTATAGCTCGTGTCTTTTGTTTTCGTAGAACACATGCATTCGCTTAATTATACTTGATAGCACAATGCAGAATAAAGCCTTTTCTTCTGAAAGTCCCACACATTCACCACTCCTCTACTGTTCACTCAGCAATCCTGATAAGAATATAAATGAATGTCTAAGGATTATTTGCTCTCTTTATACGCATCAATTTGACTCAAATAAGGTCCTAATAAGTCGTATTTGATCATATTCTGTTTTTTGCATCCGCTGCGCACGAGCTTTGGCATtctttacagggttttttttgtttgttttgtttttgcaaaactacAGTAAGCTATTGATTTGACAGATCAAGAAACGTGTGTGATTATTACAGCAACATTGCCTGTTTTTGAAGCATGTAAGCATTTTATTTGTTTCGTGTCTTGATTGTTGTTTTGAAGTaacccccccccctgcccccccccgccccacacacacacagcctttaccgccccccacacacatacacacaatcatACCCTCCCACACCGTTTAGCCCTGTAACTCAGACAATGCAATACATTCCATGCAGTGCCGTTCTTAAAGACACagtgcatgttttattgtgttatttgtcAAGCATTTCATCTGTAATTTTTTCACAGAACGTCCTGTTTACTAAGACCTTCTGGGATTAAGCTCTGTGAAGGGCAGCACGCATTTGTAACGGCACCGTTTTTATTCCACTACATGGCGCAGCTGCGATCTTTTTTCGACAAAAAAGGAACACAATATAAACTtccagtgtgtttattaaatgtataccTTGTGTATTACCTCTGGCTGGCGGTGTAAGCAAACGGGATACTGAAACCTGGTTATTGTATCTTATTGAAATTCAGTAACTAGGGCtatatttgtactgtttttttttttttttgtttgttttgtttttttatccctAGTGGATAAACAGCCAGTCGTTTTGAATCTGGTGCCATGATTCTTCACAAGGCCACTAAACATTAATCGCGACTGCAATCAaaagtttaattattaattttccCATGCTTCCTGTGCACCAGCTCCAGTTAGCTCTTGAAATATTGGTATTTGCTTCAAATCCATATTTTGCTCTGATTGTGTTTATACGTTTATTCATGTATgtatcaataaataaaagcattcttAACATGGAGATTGTAAACACTGCAACTCACCTTTTTTTAACAGGTCACAATAGAGAGgaattgtcacttttttttttaaccaaatggaTATTCAAACCCCCAGTTATTAGATAGCAAGAGATTAAGTAAAAAGCTTTTAATAGATTCCAGTGGATTTATTGATTTCTAAAGATGTGCATGCACTTCCAATACCACCTATGAGCCAGACTAGTTCCCATTCTgcacatatttgtgtgtgtgtgtgtgtgtgtgtgtgtgtgtgtgtgtgtgtgtgtgtgtgtgtgtgagtaagttgtcttggataaaTGCCCTTCTAGCATGgtatttaaacaaactaaaactgCTAAAATTTCATATCTTGCCTCTAAGGATGCTCAGCCTTTGTTTTGCAGCCAGGCTAggtctttatttagttttttttttttttttttttttttttttatacctgtaCTTCAATACAAACGTATACATTCCCAAGCAAAGTATAGCAACAGCATTGTACCCCCAAACACCCATGCAGGGATGCTCTTCTCAAAAGGAAAAGGGCTCCTGGTGCAGAGTAGTTGTTGTCTGTCATTAGAGCCCTGTAACAATCGCAGGATTTTTTCTCGTTTTAGTTACCAATTTTAACATTCGttagcagtggcactggaacaatttttacattgggggtgctgaaagccattgaataaaactgtaacccctgtatatgatggaagcatagccaagggggtgctaccgcTAAACAATCTTTTCCCTTAACCTTCAGAATTtttgaagaattattattattattattatttttttttttagtttgtaagAACTAGTGTTTCCTCAGTACCATAAGACCATACGACTAAATTCTTAGGACTACAGTGAGCAAAGGCTGTCCCAGCTGAATTGAAGAAATGCACAGTGACATAATTTCAGTGTTAATTTCGGTATCTCCAAACGCAGTAAGTGAAAAGGGTATTTGATTATTAGAAACAtgttcatattaaaaacaaaaccaaggacTTACGTGATGTCTAGGTATGAATTtggttattttaatattaaatatgatttgttgcatagtaatttaaataaacaataaaccagaaacattcacattttttaaCCAAAATCGGTTAACTACTGAGTGtaaactgaagtaaaaaaaaaacttaaaaaaaaaacttaaaaaaaaaaactaaataaataaataaataaacaaaccaccacCTATATTGATTGCTGCATACGTGGTATTTCGACTTGTTACAGTAGATTCATGGGGGTGGCATACAGACTGACAGAACTGCTAAATTCTTATAAACGAGCCAGATGTATATACTGTACGGATTAGATTGCACTGCGGCTGTGGAAAAAGCGTACACTGCATTTAAAAGGAAGCGTGGTAAATGGACGGTCCAGCGAATTAAAATTCAACCTGCATCACATCGAGTTTACTTTGCCTTTAACTGAACGGTAGGTTCTTTCCAAACACTGGCTAATTAAAACATATAGTTTTAATTTGTTCACAATATCACGGGTAATTCAGGAAGACTGTATGTACAGTGTCTTTCTATATTCTAATAATAGGCTGAGAATGTTTCCTTGTGGTGTAGTCCGTCAGGAACTTAAATGATCAATATCACTGATCTGGCGCCTCGGAGATTTGATTGAGTAGGTGAAAGTCTGCGAATGATTCCTTTGCCATTAACAACCACCCTGGTAACAGGAAACGGAAGAATTACTCAGgtacaaataaatattaactttGCAATTGCAGTCTAAAATGAGGTGCATATGACAGGACCTGCTCGAACAAGAACGCATACCCCCTTTACCTGAAGGGCAGCTAGTAGAATGGCTGGCTATATATACTCACTGTCCTTTTCAAGAGCTAATCAGGGCAACAATTTAATCCATGTTCGCTGCCATTAATTTCGTAATGGCAATTAAATCGACGGGACATgctctgaataaaataaaagcgaCGCGCAGCTAAGCTTAATAGTGCAGGTTGACTTCTTACTAGTACTGCCTGTTGCAACACGCCCGCCATGCCCATGCCTATCTGTCTGTTTATAGCGTTATGGGTTAAATATAAGGGTACAGGCATTTTATAAATGACAGTATAGTTTTTCGAACCTCCTTCAGTGATTAAGCAATGTACGCCATGCTGCAAAATCCATACggttaatacagtatataattaactCAGACAGAATAGAAGCATGTAAGCGATTATTCAACATACAAAATTtcccatatttaaaaataataaaacaaatagttaaCTCAGACTACTAAAAAGCGTCACATTTAGCTCACATTTAGTCCCGCCTCCCGCtaactctccctctccctctcccactcttCATTCTGTGATTTTTGATAATAAACATTCCAATATGGTGTAAACCCGTCGAAACAAGTTACAAGGCTGACACCTAGTGTCGATAGTTGGAATCACGTGTACAACACATTTATCTTTTTCTTCCAAGGTGCGTTTAAATAATACGAAACAACAcgtacatttgttttttctt
This window harbors:
- the LOC121295806 gene encoding protocadherin-19-like isoform X2, with protein sequence MDLLHILPIFLLCWTLAGAVINLKYSVDEEQRAGTVIANIAKDAKDAGFVVDLRQPAFRVISNSAPHLLDINPAGLLVTKQKIDRDIFCRQAPKCVVSLEVMSNSMEICVIKVEIKDLNDNAPSFPTDHIDLEISETATPGTRIPLEGANDPDSGSFGVQTYEITPNDLFGLEIKTRGDGSRFAELVVEKSLDREMQSHYSYMITALDGGDPPNFGTVELNIKVIDSNDNNPVFEEPVFTVDVLENSPINTIVIDLNATDPDEGTNGEVVYSFNSYVSEKTRDVFKIDPRSGVITVSGMLDFEDTQVYEIDVQAKDLGPNSIPAHCKVTVKVQDANDNVPVINLLSVNSEMVEVSENAPLGYVIALVRVSDRDSGSNGRVQCRLLGNVPFRLQEYESFSTILVDGRLDREQRDTYNLTILAKDNGIPSLQNTKSFIVKVTDENDNHPHFSKPYYQVIVQENNTPGAYLLSVSARDPDLGSNGSVSYQILQSQVRDMAVFTYVSINPTGDIYALRSFNHEQTRSFEFKVLAKDGGNPSLTSNATVRVIVLDVNDNTPVISAPPLINGTAEVYIPRNAGVGYLVTVVKADDYDEGENGRLSYSISEGDRGFFEIDQVNGEVRTTRTFGENAKTAYELIVVAHDHGKTSLSASALILIYLSPALDAQESIGPVNLSLIFIIALGSIAAILFVTMIFVAVKCKRDNKEIRTYNCRVAEYSYGSQKKSNKKKKISKNDIRLVPRDVEETDKMNVVSCSSLTSSLNYFDYHQQTLPLGCRRTESTFLNVENQNSRNAAPNHGYHQTFTSQGPQQQPDLIINGMPLPETENYSIDSSYVNSRAHLIKSTSTFKDLEGNSLKDSGHEESDQTDSEHDVQRGLYADTAVNDVLNMSVPSTGSQLPDQDPNETFHCREECRILGHSDRCWMPRVGVPARAKSPEHGRNIIALSIEATTVDVQPYEDCGTKRTFATFGKDGSEHGQDLERGEMKVKRTVDVPICSPKANGAIREAGNGREDVSPLTSPVHLKSPLCSKPPASYNTLHRRDAERIANHSLLRQPEGKDSEPSVREINQLLHDNRDKDSPGGKRLKDIVL
- the LOC121295806 gene encoding protocadherin-19-like isoform X1, translated to MDLLHILPIFLLCWTLAGAVINLKYSVDEEQRAGTVIANIAKDAKDAGFVVDLRQPAFRVISNSAPHLLDINPAGLLVTKQKIDRDIFCRQAPKCVVSLEVMSNSMEICVIKVEIKDLNDNAPSFPTDHIDLEISETATPGTRIPLEGANDPDSGSFGVQTYEITPNDLFGLEIKTRGDGSRFAELVVEKSLDREMQSHYSYMITALDGGDPPNFGTVELNIKVIDSNDNNPVFEEPVFTVDVLENSPINTIVIDLNATDPDEGTNGEVVYSFNSYVSEKTRDVFKIDPRSGVITVSGMLDFEDTQVYEIDVQAKDLGPNSIPAHCKVTVKVQDANDNVPVINLLSVNSEMVEVSENAPLGYVIALVRVSDRDSGSNGRVQCRLLGNVPFRLQEYESFSTILVDGRLDREQRDTYNLTILAKDNGIPSLQNTKSFIVKVTDENDNHPHFSKPYYQVIVQENNTPGAYLLSVSARDPDLGSNGSVSYQILQSQVRDMAVFTYVSINPTGDIYALRSFNHEQTRSFEFKVLAKDGGNPSLTSNATVRVIVLDVNDNTPVISAPPLINGTAEVYIPRNAGVGYLVTVVKADDYDEGENGRLSYSISEGDRGFFEIDQVNGEVRTTRTFGENAKTAYELIVVAHDHGKTSLSASALILIYLSPALDAQESIGPVNLSLIFIIALGSIAAILFVTMIFVAVKCKRDNKEIRTYNCSCVFLRRVAEYSYGSQKKSNKKKKISKNDIRLVPRDVEETDKMNVVSCSSLTSSLNYFDYHQQTLPLGCRRTESTFLNVENQNSRNAAPNHGYHQTFTSQGPQQQPDLIINGMPLPETENYSIDSSYVNSRAHLIKSTSTFKDLEGNSLKDSGHEESDQTDSEHDVQRGLYADTAVNDVLNMSVPSTGSQLPDQDPNETFHCREECRILGHSDRCWMPRVGVPARAKSPEHGRNIIALSIEATTVDVQPYEDCGTKRTFATFGKDGSEHGQDLERGEMKVKRTVDVPICSPKANGAIREAGNGREDVSPLTSPVHLKSPLCSKPPASYNTLHRRDAERIANHSLLRQPEGKDSEPSVREINQLLHDNRDKDSPGGKRLKDIVL